In Fusobacterium canifelinum, a genomic segment contains:
- a CDS encoding UvrD-helicase domain-containing protein, with amino-acid sequence MNKIKNLVLKASAGTGKTYRLSLEYIVALCKKGDIEPIDYKNILVMTFTRKATAEIKEGILNKLSEFMEIYEISKKSELSIIESISTSKLIDDKKKNNYLNLIKSIKNIEPNLVIDNNFLENLSKVHKEIIRNKEKLKIYTIDAFFNIIFKNIVTNLMKIKSYTMLDEEDNSIYYKKVLENIFNNEKLFNDFKNFFTENSEKNIDNYILIIQRLISSRWKYILSLNDNPKPLKKEKFNITKSSIEILREIFSYIENDCKKDLDDVLKNDYKKYIGKTEKTQKEFLFKDFKLLFKDGTAGLIYNGNKLKKASDVEHKEYINARHEELREILSKEIFNEVLIPYEEKIFELSSEIYNLYDSFKIRDKKFTFSDIAIYTYMAIFNKNNALRDENGLTDIFFETLDMNIEAIFIDEFQDTSILQWKILYEFTKKAKTLICVGDEKQSIYGWRDGEKRLFENLETVLEANEDSLGKSYRSDRNIVFYCNQFFKAIEKIEDWKFPTSEVNSKNDGYVKAICIKDLQDKIEDEEKKKEVNINTILLEELKKLKTYDNVAIIARTNAELSEIANLLEDEKIPYILNNEKNISEYSGIFECFELLKYLVYENELALFNFISSPLSNFGTDEIEILLKNKKELFSYIKFSQDNDFINSLENKKIIRFLEKIVFLKKNYKNFTVQDLIFEIIKKFQFIDYFYKDNEVKNIYDFYLLTNYYPSILELLNDYKENKLTLSDTNSEKKGVELVTIHKSKGLEFKTTFVIKNSKKSKTDDIDFLFEMNDHYDETVFSLFCKKGYKPILKTCFEERIENYDKKIKEEEINNFYVALTRPKNNLIVIYEDRLFEEKPLNESNIDDFFACELGEISLNEKSPNNEDMIEENLENNLPNSQSYFSSSIYEDEEEIKNIEVNDSKFLLETEEKRMVGILVHYFFENLKYGTDEEVEFSKTLCYKKYLSYFGEEKLKKIFSKENIEMFLTKDKEIFSKKWDYIYSEYVLYDYEEKKEYRIDRLMIKDNGNGTGEIYIVDFKTGGKNQNQLDTYRDVLKKNFEELQNYSIKTKFLEFDI; translated from the coding sequence ATGAATAAAATTAAAAATTTAGTTCTAAAAGCCAGTGCAGGAACAGGTAAAACTTATAGACTTTCACTTGAATATATAGTTGCCTTATGTAAAAAGGGAGATATAGAGCCAATAGATTATAAGAATATCTTAGTTATGACTTTTACAAGAAAGGCAACTGCTGAAATAAAAGAGGGGATACTAAATAAACTTTCTGAATTTATGGAAATATATGAAATAAGTAAAAAATCAGAACTTTCTATAATAGAGAGTATTTCAACCAGTAAATTAATAGATGATAAAAAGAAAAATAATTATCTTAATCTTATTAAAAGTATTAAAAATATAGAGCCAAATTTAGTTATAGATAATAATTTCTTGGAAAATTTATCAAAAGTTCATAAGGAGATTATTAGAAATAAAGAAAAATTAAAAATCTATACAATAGATGCCTTTTTCAATATTATCTTTAAAAATATTGTTACAAATTTAATGAAAATAAAATCATATACTATGTTAGATGAGGAAGATAATTCCATTTATTATAAAAAAGTGTTAGAGAATATTTTTAATAATGAGAAATTATTTAATGATTTTAAAAATTTCTTTACTGAAAATTCTGAAAAAAATATAGATAACTATATTTTAATAATTCAAAGATTAATTTCTTCAAGATGGAAATATATTTTGTCTTTAAATGATAATCCTAAACCTCTTAAAAAAGAAAAATTTAATATTACTAAATCAAGTATAGAAATTTTAAGAGAAATTTTTTCATATATTGAAAATGATTGTAAAAAAGATTTAGATGATGTTTTGAAAAATGATTATAAAAAATATATTGGAAAAACAGAGAAAACTCAAAAAGAATTTTTATTTAAAGATTTTAAATTATTATTTAAAGATGGAACAGCTGGGCTTATCTACAATGGAAATAAATTAAAGAAAGCTAGTGATGTAGAACATAAAGAATATATAAATGCAAGGCATGAAGAATTAAGAGAAATTCTATCAAAGGAGATATTTAATGAAGTCTTAATTCCTTATGAAGAAAAGATATTTGAGTTAAGCTCAGAAATCTATAATCTCTATGATAGTTTTAAAATTAGAGATAAAAAATTTACTTTTAGTGATATTGCAATCTATACTTATATGGCTATATTCAATAAAAATAATGCTTTAAGAGATGAAAATGGTTTGACAGATATATTTTTTGAAACATTGGATATGAATATTGAAGCTATCTTTATTGATGAGTTCCAAGATACAAGTATACTACAATGGAAAATTTTATATGAATTTACTAAAAAAGCTAAAACATTAATCTGTGTTGGAGATGAAAAACAAAGTATCTATGGTTGGAGAGATGGAGAAAAAAGACTGTTTGAAAATCTTGAAACAGTTTTAGAGGCTAATGAAGACAGTTTAGGTAAATCATATAGAAGTGATAGAAATATTGTTTTTTATTGTAATCAATTTTTTAAAGCTATTGAAAAAATAGAAGATTGGAAATTTCCTACAAGTGAAGTCAATTCAAAAAATGATGGTTATGTAAAAGCCATTTGTATAAAAGATTTACAAGATAAAATAGAAGATGAGGAAAAGAAAAAAGAAGTTAATATTAATACTATATTGCTAGAAGAACTAAAAAAACTCAAGACTTATGACAATGTTGCAATAATAGCAAGAACTAATGCTGAACTTTCTGAAATTGCTAATCTTTTAGAAGATGAAAAAATCCCTTATATTCTAAATAATGAAAAGAATATTTCAGAGTATTCTGGTATTTTTGAATGTTTTGAATTGTTAAAATATTTAGTTTATGAAAACGAATTAGCACTATTTAATTTTATTTCTTCTCCTCTAAGTAATTTTGGAACAGATGAAATTGAGATTTTATTAAAAAATAAAAAAGAATTGTTTTCATATATTAAATTTTCACAGGATAATGATTTTATAAACTCCTTAGAAAATAAAAAAATTATTAGATTTTTAGAAAAAATTGTATTTTTGAAAAAGAATTATAAAAATTTTACTGTTCAAGATTTAATTTTTGAAATTATAAAAAAATTCCAATTTATAGATTATTTTTACAAAGATAATGAAGTAAAAAATATTTATGATTTTTATTTATTAACAAATTATTATCCTTCAATTTTAGAATTATTAAATGACTATAAGGAAAATAAACTAACTCTTTCAGATACAAACTCTGAAAAAAAAGGTGTTGAGTTAGTAACTATACACAAATCAAAAGGTTTAGAGTTTAAAACAACTTTTGTTATAAAAAATAGTAAAAAATCTAAAACTGATGACATAGATTTCTTATTTGAAATGAATGACCATTATGATGAAACAGTATTTTCGCTATTTTGTAAAAAAGGTTATAAACCTATTTTAAAGACTTGTTTTGAGGAAAGAATAGAAAATTATGATAAAAAAATAAAAGAAGAAGAAATAAATAATTTTTATGTTGCATTAACAAGACCTAAAAATAATCTTATAGTTATATATGAAGATAGACTTTTTGAAGAAAAACCTTTAAATGAAAGTAATATTGATGATTTTTTTGCCTGTGAGCTGGGTGAAATTTCTTTGAATGAAAAATCTCCTAATAATGAAGATATGATAGAAGAAAATTTAGAAAATAATTTACCTAACTCACAATCTTATTTTTCATCTTCAATTTATGAGGATGAGGAAGAAATTAAAAATATTGAAGTGAATGATAGTAAATTTTTACTTGAAACAGAAGAAAAAAGAATGGTAGGAATTTTAGTACACTATTTCTTTGAAAATTTAAAATATGGAACTGATGAAGAAGTAGAGTTTTCTAAAACTCTATGCTATAAAAAATATCTTTCATATTTTGGAGAAGAAAAATTAAAGAAAATCTTCTCAAAAGAAAATATTGAAATGTTTTTAACTAAGGATAAAGAAATTTTCTCTAAAAAATGGGATTATATTTATTCTGAATATGTTTTATATGACTATGAAGAAAAGAAAGAATATAGAATAGATAGACTTATGATAAAAGATAATGGTAATGGAACAGGAGAAATTTATATAGTTGATTTCAAAACTGGTGGAAAAAATCAAAACCAATTAGATACATATAGAGATGTATTAAAGAAAAATTTTGAAGAATTGCAAAATTATAGTATAAAAACTAAATTTTTAGAATTTGATATTTAA
- a CDS encoding DUF6612 family protein has translation MKNSLKKLLFIVLTVFSVIFIGACGKSKIDKKEVIEKFIAASESMKSADMLVNMKMTQNQNGNKNNIEMTMDVSLILEPIAMKMEMAIPSQNLKMNSFIKDNTMYIQNPVDNQWVKQSLTDEIASQFKGYMTSSDATYDAMRNNIDKIDIDEKDGNYIISISKDSEFLKEAMKKQLANTNTAAGQIGNDVKIENIAVKYIVDKNTYLPFSSIVSFDFEMQGMKMSMEMDAKMSNINNVTDIVIPEEALNAKEIPHQ, from the coding sequence ATGAAAAATTCATTAAAAAAATTATTGTTTATTGTACTAACTGTATTTTCTGTAATTTTTATAGGAGCTTGTGGAAAAAGTAAAATTGATAAAAAAGAAGTTATAGAAAAGTTTATTGCTGCATCTGAAAGTATGAAGAGTGCGGATATGCTTGTAAATATGAAAATGACTCAAAATCAAAATGGTAATAAGAATAATATAGAAATGACAATGGATGTTTCTTTAATTTTAGAACCTATTGCAATGAAAATGGAAATGGCAATACCTTCTCAAAATCTTAAAATGAATTCTTTTATCAAAGATAACACTATGTATATTCAAAATCCAGTGGATAATCAATGGGTTAAGCAATCTCTTACTGATGAAATAGCTAGTCAATTTAAAGGATATATGACTAGTTCTGATGCTACTTATGATGCTATGAGAAATAATATAGATAAAATTGATATTGATGAAAAAGATGGAAATTATATAATTTCAATTTCAAAAGATTCTGAATTCTTAAAAGAAGCGATGAAAAAACAACTTGCAAATACAAATACAGCCGCAGGTCAAATAGGAAATGATGTTAAGATTGAAAATATAGCTGTAAAATATATAGTTGATAAAAATACATATTTACCATTTTCTTCAATTGTATCTTTTGATTTTGAAATGCAAGGTATGAAAATGTCTATGGAAATGGATGCAAAAATGTCTAATATAAATAATGTTACAGATATTGTTATTCCAGAAGAAGCATTAAATGCAAAAGAAATACCACATCAATAA
- a CDS encoding TIGR01212 family radical SAM protein (This family includes YhcC from E. coli K-12, an uncharacterized radical SAM protein.), with protein sequence MIRKIYTLNDFLKEEFNEKIYKVSLDGGFTCPNRDGKVSKGGCIFCSESGSGDFTSGKLKSIRQQIDEQIELVSKKYKGDKYIAYFQNFTNTYADIHYLRKIYEEALSHKNIVGLAIATRPDCLEDDVLDLLDELNKKTFLWIELGLQTINDEVAKYFNRAYETKTYEETTKKLNKLNIKFVTHIIIGLPKEENDDYLKTAIFSQNCGTWGLKLHLMYVVKNTPLEGLYQGGNLKVHTKEEYVEKIVNILENISPEIVVHRMTGDGDRETLIAPLWSIKKIDVLNSIHKELKRRNTYQGKLYIK encoded by the coding sequence ATGATAAGAAAAATTTATACATTAAATGATTTTCTAAAAGAAGAATTTAATGAAAAAATATATAAAGTTTCTCTTGATGGAGGTTTTACTTGTCCTAATAGGGATGGAAAAGTTTCAAAAGGAGGCTGTATATTTTGTAGTGAAAGTGGAAGTGGTGATTTTACTTCTGGAAAATTAAAGTCTATTCGTCAACAAATAGATGAACAAATAGAATTGGTATCAAAAAAATATAAAGGTGATAAATATATAGCTTACTTTCAAAACTTTACAAATACTTATGCAGATATTCATTATCTAAGAAAAATTTATGAAGAAGCATTATCACATAAAAATATAGTAGGCCTTGCAATAGCAACTAGACCTGATTGTTTAGAAGATGATGTTTTAGACTTATTAGATGAATTAAACAAAAAAACTTTTCTTTGGATTGAGTTAGGTTTACAGACAATAAATGATGAAGTTGCTAAATATTTTAATCGTGCTTATGAGACAAAAACTTATGAAGAAACTACAAAAAAATTAAATAAACTAAATATAAAATTTGTTACTCATATAATAATTGGTTTACCAAAAGAGGAAAATGATGACTATTTAAAAACAGCTATTTTTTCACAAAATTGTGGAACTTGGGGGCTAAAACTTCATCTTATGTATGTTGTTAAAAATACACCATTAGAAGGACTATATCAAGGTGGGAATTTAAAAGTTCATACTAAGGAAGAGTATGTTGAAAAGATAGTAAATATTTTGGAGAATATTTCTCCTGAAATAGTTGTTCATAGAATGACTGGAGATGGAGACAGAGAAACATTAATTGCTCCACTATGGAGTATCAAAAAGATAGATGTTTTAAACTCAATACATAAGGAATTAAAAAGGCGAAATACTTATCAAGGAAAATTATATATTAAATAA
- a CDS encoding dicarboxylate/amino acid:cation symporter, giving the protein MEKEKKGDTLIIKLVLGVIAGILIGLVSNEKVISIILPIKFFLGELIFFIVPFIIIGFITPAIIQLKSNASKMLIVMLTLCYLSSIGAAFMSAIAGYLIIPHLNIVSNVEGLKKLPEVLFKLQIPPAMPIMSSLVLAFLLGLAVVWSKSKRTEELLNEFNNMMFLIVDKVVVSILPIFIASTFAVLTYEGSITKQLPVFLKIIIIVIIGHFIWLTILYSIAGIVSKKNPWNLLKFYGPAYLTAVGTMSSAATLPVSLKCVKKSQMLDEEIVNFAIPLGATTHLAGSVLTEAFFVMVVSKILYGDVPQVGTMILFILLFGIFAIGAPGVPGGTVLGSLAIIISVLGFDETGTALMITIFALQDSFGTACNVTGDGALALILNGIFKKKQTN; this is encoded by the coding sequence ATGGAAAAAGAAAAAAAAGGTGATACTCTGATAATTAAATTAGTTCTTGGAGTAATAGCTGGAATACTAATTGGATTAGTTTCAAATGAAAAAGTGATTTCTATAATTTTACCAATTAAGTTTTTTTTAGGAGAATTAATATTTTTCATTGTACCATTTATTATAATTGGCTTTATCACTCCAGCAATAATACAGTTAAAGTCAAATGCAAGTAAAATGCTCATAGTTATGTTAACTTTATGTTATTTATCATCAATTGGTGCAGCTTTTATGTCAGCAATCGCAGGTTATCTTATAATCCCTCATTTGAATATTGTTTCAAATGTTGAAGGATTAAAAAAATTACCAGAAGTTTTATTTAAATTACAAATTCCACCAGCTATGCCAATAATGAGTTCTCTAGTATTAGCTTTTCTTCTAGGCTTAGCAGTTGTATGGTCAAAATCAAAAAGAACTGAAGAACTTTTAAATGAGTTTAATAATATGATGTTTCTTATTGTAGATAAAGTTGTAGTTTCTATTTTACCAATATTTATAGCAAGTACTTTTGCAGTTCTAACTTATGAAGGAAGTATTACAAAACAACTTCCTGTATTTTTAAAGATAATTATTATAGTAATAATTGGACACTTTATATGGCTAACTATTCTTTATTCAATAGCTGGGATAGTTTCTAAAAAAAATCCATGGAACTTATTAAAATTTTATGGTCCTGCATATTTAACAGCAGTTGGAACAATGTCATCAGCTGCAACTTTACCAGTTAGTTTAAAATGTGTTAAAAAATCTCAAATGTTAGATGAAGAAATTGTAAATTTTGCAATTCCTTTAGGAGCAACAACACATCTTGCTGGTTCTGTCCTTACTGAAGCTTTTTTTGTTATGGTTGTTTCTAAAATCTTATATGGAGATGTCCCTCAAGTTGGAACAATGATACTATTTATACTTTTATTTGGTATCTTTGCAATTGGAGCCCCTGGTGTACCAGGAGGAACAGTTTTAGGTTCCCTTGCTATAATTATTTCAGTACTTGGATTTGATGAAACTGGAACTGCTTTAATGATAACAATATTTGCTTTACAAGATAGCTTTGGAACTGCTTGCAACGTTACAGGTGATGGAGCTTTAGCACTTATCCTTAATGGAATATTTAAAAAGAAACAAACTAATTAA
- a CDS encoding DUF6612 family protein, whose translation MKMSLKKLLFTILTVFSIIFIGACGKSEPVSKEEIIKNFVAASENIKSGDVVANVKMIQNFNGNKVGIDMIIDASIIREPLAAKMKIEIPSQNTKVNSYIKDNVMYVQNPVDNQWFTQPLDAQITNQYKDLIVTEQVYDVIKNNVDKIDVDEKDGNYIISISKDSEFLKEAMKNQLINSNTIGVQAGNNVKIENIAVEYIIDKKTFLPSSSAISFEFEMQGMRVSSEANTKISNINNVGEIVIPKEAENAKKVLGN comes from the coding sequence ATGAAAATGTCATTAAAAAAATTATTGTTTACAATATTAACCGTGTTTTCTATAATTTTTATAGGAGCTTGTGGAAAAAGTGAACCTGTTAGTAAAGAGGAAATTATAAAAAACTTTGTTGCTGCATCTGAAAATATAAAAAGTGGAGATGTAGTTGCAAATGTAAAAATGATTCAAAACTTTAATGGTAATAAAGTTGGTATAGATATGATAATAGATGCTTCTATAATTAGAGAACCACTTGCAGCTAAAATGAAAATAGAAATACCTTCTCAAAATACTAAAGTGAATTCTTATATAAAAGATAATGTTATGTATGTACAAAACCCTGTTGATAATCAATGGTTTACACAACCACTTGATGCTCAAATAACTAACCAATATAAAGATCTTATAGTTACTGAGCAAGTTTATGATGTTATAAAAAATAATGTAGATAAAATTGATGTTGATGAAAAAGATGGAAATTATATAATTTCAATTTCAAAAGACTCTGAATTCTTAAAAGAAGCTATGAAAAATCAACTTATAAATTCTAATACAATTGGAGTTCAAGCAGGAAATAATGTCAAAATTGAAAATATTGCTGTTGAATATATAATTGATAAGAAAACATTTTTACCATCTTCTTCAGCTATATCTTTTGAATTTGAAATGCAAGGAATGAGGGTATCTAGTGAAGCAAATACAAAAATATCTAATATAAATAATGTTGGAGAAATTGTTATCCCAAAAGAAGCTGAAAATGCAAAAAAAGTATTAGGAAATTAA
- a CDS encoding M3 family oligoendopeptidase, producing MKFKDMPYTRPDMEKVKEIFKVTKEKIENANSAVEQIKIIEEFANFKKDLYTTIEIANIRLSVDTTDEFYENENNFFDENKPIIETLNTEVSRVIYNSKFRDELENKFGKHYFKLLECKLVLNEKAIPFMQKENALSTKYDKIIANSKIIFRGKEYTVSQMPPLLQNPDREFRKEAYQARAKFFEEHQEEFDNIYDEMVKVRTEMAHALGYENYIDLQYKLLNRTDYNHKDVAKYREKVLKTLTPLAIKIRQKQAERLGIKDFKYFDEACDFKDGNSNPNGDVDFIVKNAQKMYNELSPETGKFFDFMIENELMDLVAKPKKRVGGYCTSLDKYKSPFIFSNFNGTKGDIDVITHEAGHAFQCYMSQYQLLPEYVWPTYESAEIHSMSMEFLTWPWMELFFGENANKFKYSALKGALTFIPYGVTIDHFQHYVYENPDATPAERRKKYHELELMYEPDLDYDNDFYDSGAFWFAQGHVFWAPFYYIDYTLAQVCAFQYLLKYLDNKEETLKEYITLCKAGGSESFFKLLEIGKLKNPMNTDILEEIVPKLENLLENIEI from the coding sequence ATGAAATTTAAAGATATGCCATATACTAGACCAGATATGGAAAAAGTTAAAGAAATTTTTAAAGTAACAAAAGAAAAAATTGAAAATGCTAATTCAGCTGTTGAACAAATTAAAATAATTGAAGAATTTGCAAATTTTAAAAAAGATTTATATACAACTATTGAAATAGCAAATATTCGTCTTAGTGTAGACACAACTGATGAATTTTATGAAAATGAAAATAACTTTTTTGATGAAAATAAACCTATCATTGAAACTCTAAATACAGAAGTTTCAAGAGTAATATATAATTCAAAATTTAGAGATGAATTAGAAAATAAATTTGGAAAACATTATTTTAAACTTTTAGAATGTAAGTTGGTTTTAAATGAAAAAGCTATTCCTTTTATGCAAAAAGAAAATGCTTTATCTACAAAATATGATAAGATAATTGCAAATTCAAAAATTATATTTAGAGGAAAAGAATATACAGTTTCTCAAATGCCACCTCTTTTACAAAATCCTGATAGAGAATTTAGAAAAGAAGCATATCAAGCTAGAGCAAAATTCTTTGAAGAACATCAAGAAGAATTTGATAATATTTATGATGAAATGGTAAAAGTTAGAACTGAAATGGCTCATGCCTTAGGTTATGAAAATTATATTGATTTACAATATAAATTATTAAATAGAACAGACTACAATCATAAAGATGTAGCTAAGTATAGAGAGAAAGTATTAAAAACCTTGACACCTTTAGCAATAAAAATAAGACAAAAACAGGCAGAAAGATTAGGTATAAAAGACTTTAAATATTTTGATGAAGCTTGTGATTTCAAAGATGGAAATTCAAATCCTAATGGAGATGTTGATTTTATAGTTAAGAATGCACAAAAAATGTATAATGAATTAAGTCCAGAAACTGGTAAATTCTTTGACTTTATGATAGAAAATGAATTAATGGATTTAGTTGCTAAACCTAAAAAACGTGTGGGAGGGTATTGTACAAGTCTTGATAAATATAAGTCACCTTTTATTTTTTCAAATTTTAATGGAACAAAAGGAGATATTGATGTTATAACTCATGAAGCAGGTCATGCTTTTCAATGCTATATGTCGCAATATCAACTTCTTCCAGAGTATGTTTGGCCTACTTATGAGTCAGCTGAAATACACTCAATGAGTATGGAATTTTTAACTTGGCCTTGGATGGAGTTGTTTTTTGGTGAAAATGCTAATAAGTTTAAGTATTCAGCTTTAAAAGGTGCATTGACTTTTATACCTTATGGGGTTACAATAGACCATTTTCAACATTATGTATATGAAAATCCTGATGCCACACCAGCAGAAAGAAGAAAAAAATATCATGAATTAGAATTGATGTATGAACCTGATTTAGATTATGATAATGATTTTTATGATAGTGGTGCATTTTGGTTTGCACAAGGGCATGTATTTTGGGCACCTTTTTATTATATAGATTATACTCTTGCACAAGTTTGTGCTTTTCAATACCTTTTAAAATATTTGGATAATAAAGAAGAAACTTTAAAAGAATATATTACTCTTTGCAAAGCAGGAGGATCTGAATCTTTCTTTAAATTATTAGAAATAGGGAAATTAAAAAATCCTATGAACACTGATATTTTAGAAGAAATTGTTCCTAAATTGGAAAACTTATTAGAAAATATTGAAATTTAA
- a CDS encoding L-cysteine desulfidase family protein, with the protein METKIEKVLKILEEEIVAAEGCTEPIALSYAAAKARKILGSVPNKVDVFLSGNIIKNVKSVTIPNSEGMIGIEPAIAMGMIAGDDEKELMVISDTTHEQVKEVRDFLDKKIIKTHVYPGDIKLYIRLEISNGEDNVLLEIKHTHTNVTRILKNGKVLLSQICNDGDFNSSLTDRKVLTVKYIYDLAKTIDIDLIKPIFQKVIKYNSAIADEGLKGKYGVNIGKMILDNIERGIYGNDVRNKAASYASAGSDARMSGCALPVMTTSGSGNQGMTASLPIIKFAAEKNLTEEELIRGLFVSHLTTIHVKTNVGRLSAYCGAICAASGVAAALTFLHGGSFEMVCDAITNILGNLSGVICDGAKASCAMKISSGIYSAFDATMLALNKEVLKSGDGIVGVDIEETIRNVGELAQCGMKGTDETILEIMTK; encoded by the coding sequence ATGGAAACTAAAATAGAAAAAGTTCTTAAAATTCTTGAAGAAGAAATTGTAGCAGCTGAAGGATGTACAGAACCAATAGCTCTTTCATATGCAGCAGCAAAAGCAAGAAAAATCTTAGGTTCTGTTCCCAACAAAGTTGATGTTTTTTTGTCAGGAAATATAATAAAAAATGTAAAAAGTGTTACCATTCCAAATAGTGAGGGTATGATTGGGATAGAGCCAGCTATTGCAATGGGGATGATAGCTGGTGATGATGAAAAAGAACTTATGGTTATAAGTGATACTACACATGAGCAAGTAAAAGAAGTAAGAGATTTTTTAGATAAAAAGATTATAAAAACTCATGTTTATCCAGGAGATATAAAATTATATATAAGATTAGAAATTTCAAATGGAGAAGATAATGTACTTTTAGAAATAAAACATACACATACTAATGTAACTAGAATTTTAAAAAATGGCAAAGTTTTACTGAGTCAAATTTGTAATGATGGAGATTTCAATTCATCTCTTACTGATAGAAAAGTTTTAACTGTGAAATATATTTATGATTTAGCTAAAACAATAGATATTGATTTAATAAAACCAATTTTTCAAAAAGTAATTAAATATAATTCAGCAATAGCAGATGAAGGTTTAAAAGGAAAATATGGAGTAAATATTGGAAAAATGATACTTGATAATATTGAAAGAGGTATCTATGGAAATGATGTAAGAAACAAGGCAGCTAGTTATGCTAGTGCTGGTAGTGATGCTAGAATGAGTGGATGTGCTTTACCTGTTATGACAACAAGTGGAAGTGGAAATCAAGGTATGACAGCTTCCTTACCTATAATCAAATTTGCTGCTGAAAAAAATCTAACAGAAGAAGAATTGATAAGAGGTTTATTTGTTTCACACCTTACAACTATCCATGTTAAAACAAATGTTGGTAGACTTTCTGCTTATTGTGGAGCTATTTGTGCTGCTTCTGGTGTTGCTGCTGCTCTTACATTTTTACATGGTGGAAGCTTTGAAATGGTTTGTGATGCAATAACTAATATCTTAGGTAATCTTTCAGGGGTTATTTGTGATGGTGCTAAGGCTTCATGTGCAATGAAAATATCTTCTGGAATTTATTCTGCTTTTGATGCAACTATGCTTGCTTTAAATAAAGAAGTATTAAAATCTGGTGATGGAATAGTTGGAGTAGATATTGAAGAAACTATAAGAAATGTTGGGGAACTTGCTCAATGTGGAATGAAGGGTACGGATGAAACTATATTGGAAATTATGACTAAGTAA
- the nagB gene encoding glucosamine-6-phosphate deaminase codes for MRFVVTDNKRVGDWGAVYIAKKIKEFNPSPEKKFVLGLPTGSTPLQMYKRLIQFNKEGIISFKNVITFNMDEYVGLPKTHPQSYHYYMFNNFFNHIDIDKENINILNGMTKNYKEECRKYEEKILEVGGIDLFLGGVGVDGHIAFNEPGSSFKSRTREKQLTEDTIIANSRFFNNDITKVPQSALTVGVSTIMDAKEVLIMVEGNSKARALHMGIEEGINHMWTISALQLHEKAIIVADEDACAELKVATYKYYKDIEKKSYNVDKLIENLYKK; via the coding sequence ATGAGATTTGTTGTGACTGATAATAAAAGAGTTGGGGATTGGGGAGCTGTCTATATTGCAAAAAAAATAAAAGAATTTAATCCTAGTCCTGAGAAAAAATTTGTACTAGGTTTACCAACTGGAAGTACACCATTACAAATGTATAAAAGACTGATACAATTTAATAAAGAAGGAATTATTAGCTTTAAAAATGTAATTACATTTAATATGGATGAATATGTTGGACTTCCAAAAACTCATCCACAAAGTTATCACTATTATATGTTTAATAATTTTTTTAATCATATTGATATAGATAAAGAAAATATCAATATTTTAAATGGTATGACTAAAAATTATAAAGAAGAATGTAGAAAATATGAAGAAAAAATTTTAGAAGTTGGTGGAATAGATTTATTTCTAGGTGGTGTAGGTGTTGATGGGCATATTGCTTTTAATGAACCTGGTTCATCTTTTAAATCAAGAACAAGAGAAAAACAACTTACAGAAGATACTATAATTGCTAATTCAAGATTTTTTAATAATGATATTACAAAAGTTCCTCAATCTGCTTTAACTGTTGGAGTGAGTACAATCATGGATGCAAAAGAAGTTTTAATAATGGTTGAAGGAAATAGCAAAGCAAGAGCATTGCATATGGGAATTGAAGAAGGAATAAATCACATGTGGACTATATCAGCCTTACAATTACATGAAAAAGCCATTATTGTTGCTGATGAGGATGCTTGTGCAGAACTTAAAGTTGCAACTTATAAATATTATAAAGATATTGAAAAGAAAAGTTATAATGTAGATAAATTAATTGAAAACTTATATAAAAAATAA